One region of Cydia fagiglandana chromosome 15, ilCydFagi1.1, whole genome shotgun sequence genomic DNA includes:
- the LOC134671225 gene encoding uncharacterized protein LOC134671225, which produces MTRRKSVCSKWTLILLVVIICQFVYSRPQEVTSSSPANDAPTNNVQTTESTRSSSEKTPGNATKEEVTTSSASRNVKTKGAGIGDSIKMVASQLLENPSNSSGPVPIVPDTRIPPKLKNQLAQKHKIKTRHENGEEPLENAHVGVAVPVTMEELESENKVNEPSNESSTSNEGISTWILLSNTANKENITSTTEPTKADDSIKKQKPLPSKNKTKRPQVNKVPVVKRPIIGSTNKSDLVAGGSAINENVYNKIKDTVLSNVQKNKSTTTQRTTTPSTTTVVTTTEPPTTKKEVVTKPTVTLPVVKVTSKPTKKKNKNKHKLTTTEAPVVNESALLPMEPKEQEIELEISTPAATTKKPKRTSTKKKKTKKRKTTKPKPETGTAVSEVKTSNKTKSSKPSKKPTITDVTGPITSQIYNYFSREVMPSVGVGVIGLASLVGIASYFLYPFATPVRRTFEVDKKDDIYKHNAEEYANDGNGQAEEEMLGTVLAGMPAHSKHKLNPYAGQTTHVNRNPYPVKKDQDLRYRHVSTSNYEPNYNVRYPQQKTGIAHGAVYSEPVNYSPQQPQYETRNVYTTESKYTYDKGPTAYTPSYPAVEPIYAAPQTGPSEISSYGSDASNAVVYGVKPSSESDFKPVYPFEGQYYGEHQTTSTPMAYAPTSMYLGSNNEEQPEDTKYDENTSEDEDSVDNKFVVGNVPKELSDSVTPAVVPEHGPRNLNRKKRSPVYQKRSITGSIEEILKAAKEQNKDVFLSNEIDEALGLTVKNVPVPTEQIKVETENKTAEIKEEIVPVYAVSVDPTEETKTTTNVPVTTEKSDFIVESVSTLPINGNKQEPTTETDMSNELDVTTKTFKVYEVFSSNSPADTTEPTGTHEAKTETTTAKRIMTETTTEFKSETTSTMPSTSPVSETKGPAPVPSTSRPRPTMYPEVITYPPLNQEGGIFTFLKRLIEFKYRLGLSIIQNTSESLNRYLRSMENAAQSVANASKT; this is translated from the exons ATGACGCGACGGAAAAGTGTGTGTTCAAAGTGgactttaattttattagtaGTTATTATATGTCAGTTTGTTTATTCAAGACCACAGGAGGTGACTTCGTCGTCACCGGCTAATGATGCACCAACAAACAATGTACAAACCACAGAATCAACAAG GAGCTCCAGTGAAAAGACTCCAGGAAACGCGACAAAAGAAGAAGTGACCACCAGCAGCGCTTCCAGGAATGTCAAGACTAAAGGCGCTGGTATTGGCGACTCCATCAAGATGGTTGCCAGCCAGTTGCTTGAAAATCCTTCTAATTCTTCAGGACCAGTACCCATAGTACCTGACACCAGAATACCCCCGAAACTTAAAAATCAACTTgcacaaaaacataaaataaaaacaagacaTGAAAATGGAGAAGAACCCTTAGAAAATGCACATGTTGGTGTCGCTGTACCTGTCACAATGGAAGAGTTGGAATCTGAAAATAAAGTAAATGAACCATCAAATGAATCATCGACGTCTAATGAAGGCATTTCTACCTGGATTCTATTAAGTAACACTGCGAATAAAGAAAATATTACATCTACTACTGAGCCTACAAAAGCAGATGATAGTATAAAGAAACAGAAACCACTGCCTTCTAAAAACAAAACGAAACGTCCTCAGGTCAACAAAGTGCCAGTAGTTAAACGTCCGATTATTGGCAGTACGAACAAATCAGATTTAGTTGCTGGAGGATCAGCTATAAACGAAAatgtatacaataaaattaaggaTACTGTATTATCCAATGTTCAGAAAAACAAAAGTACGACCACCCAACGCACCACAACGCCCTCAACCACCACTGTTGTTACAACCACAGAACCGCCTACAACGAAAAAAGAAGTTGTTACAAAGCCAACAGTGACTCTCCCCGTTGTCAAGGTTACCTCGAAaccgacaaagaagaagaaCAAAAATAAGCACAAACTCACTACAACAGAAGCACCAGTTGTTAATGAATCTGCTTTATTACCAATGGAGccaaaagaacaagaaattgaACTTGAAATCAGCACCCCAGCAGCCACTACCAAGAAACCAAAACGCACGTCTACCAAGAAAAAGAAGACAAAGAAGCGTAAGACCACCAAACCTAAACCTGAAACTGGCACTGCAGTTAGTGAAGTTAAAACgagcaataaaacaaaatctagTAAGCCTTCAAAGAAACCAACAATAACAGATGTTACTGGCCCCATCACCTCCCAAATCTACAATTACTTTTCCAGAGAAGTGATGCCTTCTGTAGGAGTTGGAGTTATTGGTTTAGCAAGTTTGGTTGGTATAGCCAGCTACTTCCTGTATCCTTTCGCAACACCGGTACGAAGGACTTTTGAAGTAGATAAGAAAGATGATATTTATAAACACAATGCTGAAGAATACGCCAATGATGGCAACGGACAAGCTGAAGAAGAAATGCTTGGGACAGTACTAGCTGGAATGCCGGCACACTCAAAACATAAGCTTAATCCCTATGCTGGCCAAACTACTCATGTAAATAGAAACCCATACCCAGTGAAGAAAGACCAAGATCTTAGATATCGCCACGTATCAACAAGCAATTATGAGCCTAATTACAATGTGCGCTATCCGCAACAAAAAACTGGAATCGCACATGGCGCTGTATACTCTGAGCCGGTAAATTATAGCCCACAACAGCCACAATATGAGACACGAAATGTATATACCACAGAAAGTAAATACACATACGATAAGGGACCAACTGCTTATACTCCATCTTACCCAGCAGTAGAGCCCATCTATGCTGCACCTCAAACAGGACCCTCAGAAATATCATCGTACGGAAGTGATGCATCTAACGCTGTCGTCTACGGGGTCAAACCGTCATCGGAATCAGATTTCAAACCAGTGTATCCCTTCGAAGGCCAATATTATGGTGAACATCAAACTACTAGCACTCCAATGGCATACGCACCAACATCAATGTATCTCGGCTCCAATAATGAGGAACAACCTGAAGATACTaaatatgatgaaaatacaagtgAAGATGAAGATAGCGTAGACAATAAGTTTGTGgtcggtaatgttcctaaagagCTGTCAGACTCAGTTACCCCCGCCGTCGTACCAGAGCATGGACCAAGAAATTTAAATAGGAAAAAGAGAAGTCCGGTTTACCAAAAGCGTAGTATCACGGGTTCCATTGAGGAAATCCTTAAAGCAGCGAAGGAGCAAAACAAGGATGTGTTTCTTAGCAACGAAATAGACGAAGCTCTAGGATTAACAGTTAAAAATGTACCAGTTCCAACTGAACAAATCAAAGTGGAAACTGAAAACAAAACAGCTGAAATAAAAGAAGAAATCGTTCCTGTTTACGCAGTATCTGTGGATCCTACAGAAGAAACAAAAACTACAACAAATGTACCCGTTACAACTGAAAAGAGCGATTTCATAGTTGAAAGTGTATCCACTCTTCCGATCAATGGTAACAAACAAGAACCAACTACCGAAACTGATATGTCAAATGAACTAGACGTCACGACTAAAACTTTTAAAGTATACGAGGTATTTTCGTCTAACAGTCCGGCGGACACAACTGAGCCAACCGGCACACACGAAGCAAAAACAGAGACAACCACAGCTAAGAGAATAATGACTGAGACTACGACTGAATTTAAGTCAGAAACAACTTCAACTATGCCATCTACTTCACCTGTTTCAGAAACAAAAGGACCAGCACCAGTTCCCagtacttcaagaccaagaccAACTATGTACCCAGAAGTTATAACCTACCCTCCTCTTAATCAGGAAGGGGGTATTTTCACATTTCTTAAACGACTCATAGAATTCAAATACAGACTCGGACTGAGTATTATACAGAATACGTCAGAATctctaaataggtatttaaggAGTATGGAAAATGCGGCGCAGAGCGTAGCCAATGCTTCTAAGACTTAA